From a single Streptomyces rubradiris genomic region:
- the pcrA gene encoding DNA helicase PcrA, which yields MSSLFDDSFLADLQAPRGHEEEPPPPEDDHAPESIPDDLFGGKFDVPPDRDTHYRDGAPRPALDPAALLEGLNENQRAAVVHAGSPLLIVAGAGSGKTRVLTHRIAHLLAERNVHPGQILAITFTNKAAGEMKERVEQLVGPRANAMWVMTFHSACVRILRRESKKLGFTSSFSIYDAADSKRLMALVCRDLDLDPKRFPPKSFSAKISNLKNELIDEEDFAAQAADGFEKTLAQAYALYQSRLREANALDFDDLIMTTVNLLRAFPDVAEHYRRRFRHVLVDEYQDTNHAQYALVRELVGTGEHTAGEGDAPPGEYDVPPAELCVVGDADQSIYAFRGATIRNILQFEEDYPDATTILLEQNYRSTQTILSAANAVIERNESRRPKNLWTNAGQGSRIVGYVADTEHDEAQFVADEIDRLVDAGEARASDVAVFYRTNAQSRVFEEVFIRVGLPYKVVGGVRFYERKEVRDVLAYLRVLANPEDSVPLRRILNVPKRGIGERAEAMIDALSQREKISFPQALKRVDEAYGMAARSTNAVKRFNALMEELRTIVESGAGPATVLEAVLERTGYLAELQSSTDPQDETRIENLQELAAVALEFEQERGEGEQGTLADFLEQVALVADSDQIPDEEDGGGVITLMTLHTAKGLEFPVVFLTGMEDGVFPHMRALGQTKELEEERRLAYVGITRARERLYLTRAALRSAWGQPSYNPPSRFLEEIPPAHVEWKRTGATAPASGVAASLSSSRSRSSASGASGFATRRTAEKPVVALAVGDRVTHDQFGLGTVVAVKGTGANAEATIDFGDAKPKRLLLRYAPVEKL from the coding sequence ATGAGCAGCCTCTTTGACGACAGCTTCCTGGCGGACCTCCAGGCCCCTCGCGGGCACGAGGAGGAACCCCCGCCGCCCGAGGACGATCACGCTCCGGAGTCGATTCCGGACGATCTGTTCGGCGGGAAGTTCGACGTGCCGCCGGACCGGGACACCCACTACCGCGACGGCGCCCCGCGTCCCGCGCTGGACCCGGCGGCCCTCCTGGAGGGGCTGAACGAGAACCAGCGCGCCGCTGTCGTGCACGCCGGCTCCCCGCTGCTCATCGTCGCCGGCGCCGGCTCCGGCAAGACCCGCGTGCTCACCCACCGCATCGCCCACCTGCTGGCCGAGCGGAACGTCCACCCGGGCCAGATCCTCGCGATCACCTTCACCAACAAGGCCGCGGGCGAGATGAAGGAGCGCGTCGAGCAGCTCGTCGGCCCGCGCGCGAACGCCATGTGGGTGATGACTTTCCACAGCGCGTGCGTGCGCATCCTGCGCCGGGAGAGCAAGAAGCTCGGCTTCACCTCGTCGTTCTCGATCTACGACGCAGCCGACAGCAAGCGCCTGATGGCCCTGGTCTGCCGCGACCTGGACCTCGACCCCAAGCGCTTCCCGCCCAAGTCCTTCAGCGCCAAGATCAGCAACCTGAAGAACGAGCTGATCGACGAGGAGGACTTCGCCGCCCAGGCCGCCGACGGCTTCGAGAAGACCCTCGCGCAGGCGTACGCGCTCTACCAGTCGCGGCTGCGCGAGGCCAACGCGCTGGACTTCGACGACCTGATCATGACGACGGTCAACCTGCTGCGCGCCTTCCCGGACGTCGCCGAGCACTACCGCCGCCGCTTCCGGCACGTCCTGGTCGACGAGTACCAGGACACCAACCACGCCCAGTACGCCCTCGTCCGGGAACTCGTGGGCACGGGGGAGCACACCGCCGGCGAGGGGGACGCCCCGCCGGGCGAGTACGACGTCCCGCCGGCCGAGCTGTGCGTCGTGGGTGACGCGGACCAGTCGATCTACGCCTTCCGGGGCGCGACGATCCGCAACATCCTCCAGTTCGAGGAGGACTACCCGGACGCGACGACGATCCTGCTGGAGCAGAACTACCGCTCCACGCAGACCATCCTGTCCGCCGCCAACGCGGTCATCGAGCGCAACGAGTCCCGCCGTCCGAAGAACCTGTGGACCAACGCCGGCCAGGGCTCCCGGATCGTCGGGTACGTCGCCGACACCGAGCACGACGAGGCCCAGTTCGTCGCCGACGAGATAGACCGCCTGGTCGACGCGGGCGAGGCGCGTGCCTCGGACGTCGCCGTCTTCTACCGCACCAACGCCCAGTCCCGTGTCTTCGAAGAGGTCTTCATCCGCGTCGGCCTGCCCTACAAGGTCGTCGGCGGGGTCCGCTTCTACGAGCGCAAGGAGGTCCGGGACGTCCTCGCCTACCTGCGCGTCCTCGCCAACCCCGAGGACTCGGTGCCGCTGCGCCGCATCCTCAACGTGCCCAAGCGGGGCATCGGCGAGCGCGCGGAGGCGATGATCGACGCCCTTTCCCAGCGCGAGAAGATCAGCTTCCCGCAGGCCCTGAAGCGGGTGGACGAGGCGTACGGCATGGCCGCGCGTTCCACCAACGCGGTCAAGCGGTTCAACGCGCTGATGGAGGAGCTGCGCACGATCGTCGAGTCCGGCGCCGGCCCGGCCACCGTCCTGGAGGCGGTCCTGGAACGTACCGGATATCTGGCCGAACTCCAGTCCTCCACCGACCCGCAGGACGAGACCCGGATCGAGAACCTCCAGGAACTCGCGGCCGTGGCCCTGGAGTTCGAGCAGGAGCGCGGGGAGGGCGAGCAGGGGACGCTGGCCGACTTCCTGGAGCAGGTCGCCCTGGTCGCCGACTCCGACCAGATCCCCGACGAGGAGGACGGCGGCGGCGTCATCACGCTGATGACCCTGCACACCGCCAAGGGCCTGGAGTTCCCGGTGGTGTTCCTGACCGGCATGGAGGACGGGGTCTTCCCGCACATGCGGGCCCTCGGCCAGACCAAGGAGCTGGAGGAGGAGCGGCGCCTGGCGTACGTCGGCATCACGCGCGCGCGGGAGCGGCTGTATCTCACGCGCGCGGCGCTGCGCAGCGCCTGGGGCCAGCCGTCGTACAACCCGCCCTCCCGCTTCCTGGAGGAGATCCCGCCCGCCCATGTGGAGTGGAAGCGGACCGGGGCCACGGCGCCGGCGTCCGGGGTCGCGGCCTCGCTGTCCTCGTCCCGTTCGCGTTCCTCGGCTTCGGGGGCGTCCGGCTTCGCCACCCGGCGCACGGCGGAGAAGCCGGTGGTCGCGCTGGCCGTCGGGGACCGGGTCACGCACGACCAGTTCGGGCTCGGCACGGTCGTCGCGGTGAAGGGCACGGGCGCCAACGCGGAGGCGACGATCGACTTCGGCGACGCCAAGCCGAAGCGGCTGCTGCTGCGGTACGCGCCGGTGGAGAAGCTGTAG
- a CDS encoding C40 family peptidase, producing MSQAGPGTTQTEPGISQAGPGTGQAGRRVEQSERRVHHTGHNRNPAEPCVDESQGGTGLTGPGTSGPAAHGIGHTTGDTGHTTRGADHATRGTGKVSRSTGVVGHATIPAGSPAALAPPHRTTAPPQAMQAPPPVQEAVGVAAPTGSRPKPVGRRPATPARRPDTTVGGPKAAKGVSREKLTHARVLLSQRIARAPGTPRETYATKAGKAVAFARAQLGKPCVWGAAGPGSYDGAGLTQAAWKSAGVTLPRTAPQQAGVGIPVPPAEARPGDLVFFRDDAGHVGLCTGNGMMIHAPRPGAYVREEPVSALGEAAVHSVVRPG from the coding sequence ATGAGCCAGGCCGGGCCCGGCACCACGCAGACCGAGCCGGGCATCAGCCAGGCCGGGCCCGGCACAGGGCAGGCAGGGCGGCGCGTGGAGCAGAGCGAGCGCCGTGTCCACCACACCGGGCACAACAGGAACCCAGCCGAGCCGTGCGTCGATGAGTCCCAGGGCGGTACCGGCCTCACCGGGCCCGGGACCAGCGGCCCCGCCGCACACGGCATCGGCCACACCACGGGTGACACCGGCCACACCACACGCGGGGCCGACCACGCCACGCGCGGGACCGGCAAGGTCAGCCGCAGTACCGGCGTAGTCGGGCACGCCACCATCCCCGCCGGAAGCCCGGCGGCCCTCGCTCCACCTCACCGCACCACGGCGCCCCCTCAAGCCATGCAGGCCCCGCCGCCCGTCCAGGAAGCGGTCGGCGTGGCAGCACCGACGGGCAGCCGGCCGAAGCCCGTCGGCCGGCGGCCAGCCACCCCCGCCCGTCGGCCGGACACCACCGTCGGCGGGCCGAAGGCCGCCAAGGGCGTCAGCAGGGAAAAGCTCACCCACGCGCGCGTGCTGCTGTCCCAACGGATCGCCCGGGCCCCCGGCACACCCCGGGAGACGTACGCGACCAAGGCCGGCAAGGCCGTCGCCTTCGCCCGTGCCCAGCTCGGGAAACCATGTGTGTGGGGCGCCGCCGGCCCCGGCTCCTACGACGGCGCCGGGCTCACCCAGGCCGCCTGGAAGTCCGCCGGTGTCACCCTCCCGCGCACGGCACCCCAGCAGGCCGGCGTCGGCATCCCGGTACCGCCGGCCGAGGCGCGACCAGGTGACCTGGTCTTCTTCCGCGACGACGCCGGCCACGTAGGACTCTGCACGGGCAACGGCATGATGATCCACGCGCCGAGGCCGGGTGCGTACGTCCGCGAGGAACCGGTCTCCGCCCTCGGCGAGGCGGCCGTCCACAGCGTGGTGCGGCCGGGCTGA
- a CDS encoding C40 family peptidase, which produces MAAHRKPPQHPLTGHTVRTAAALALAGAAAATCFDGTGHAAPQPTPSQVKARVAALYREAEAATEKYNGTKEEADAAQRRLSALQDETARRQQRLNAARNALGSIAAARYRDGAIAPAWQLALSSDPDRYLDGAALAERADDRQAAVVSRVRRQLREIERLRGAARVEVKSLRSRQAELRRHKKTVTGKLDEARRLLARLSPRQRDEITGADGPAERASRSAADPREPLERAGSVPAPGGRAAVAVAYAYGKLGSPYVWGATGPNAFDCSGLVQAAYRAAGLSLPRTSYAQIDAGRRVSRSELRPGDLVFFYPGISHVGIYVGGGRMIHAPNPSAPVRLDPIDQMPFAGATRVA; this is translated from the coding sequence GTGGCAGCCCACCGCAAGCCCCCACAGCACCCGCTCACCGGCCATACGGTCCGGACGGCCGCCGCTCTCGCCCTGGCGGGCGCGGCCGCCGCGACCTGCTTCGACGGGACGGGACACGCCGCGCCCCAGCCGACTCCGTCACAGGTCAAGGCCAGGGTGGCGGCGTTGTACCGGGAGGCCGAGGCCGCGACCGAGAAGTACAACGGGACGAAGGAGGAGGCGGACGCGGCCCAGCGGCGGCTGAGCGCGCTGCAGGACGAGACCGCCCGCAGGCAGCAGAGGCTGAATGCGGCCCGGAACGCCCTGGGCTCGATCGCGGCGGCGCGGTACCGGGACGGCGCGATCGCCCCGGCCTGGCAACTGGCCCTCTCCAGCGACCCCGACCGGTACCTGGACGGTGCCGCCCTCGCCGAGCGGGCCGACGACCGGCAGGCCGCCGTGGTGTCGCGGGTCCGCCGGCAGTTGCGGGAGATCGAGCGGCTGCGCGGCGCAGCCCGCGTCGAGGTGAAGTCGCTGCGGTCCCGGCAGGCCGAGCTGCGCCGGCACAAGAAGACCGTCACCGGCAAGCTGGACGAGGCCCGGCGGCTGCTCGCCCGACTGTCGCCGCGCCAACGCGACGAGATCACCGGCGCCGACGGCCCGGCGGAGCGCGCCTCCCGGTCGGCCGCCGATCCGCGGGAGCCGCTGGAGCGGGCCGGATCCGTCCCGGCCCCCGGCGGGCGCGCGGCGGTGGCCGTCGCCTACGCCTACGGCAAGCTCGGCAGCCCCTATGTGTGGGGTGCCACCGGTCCGAACGCCTTCGACTGCTCGGGCCTGGTCCAGGCCGCCTACCGCGCCGCCGGTCTCTCCCTGCCGCGCACCTCCTACGCCCAGATCGACGCGGGCCGGCGGGTCTCCCGCTCGGAGCTGCGCCCGGGCGACCTGGTGTTCTTCTACCCGGGCATCAGCCACGTCGGCATCTACGTGGGCGGCGGCCGGATGATCCACGCCCCGAACCCGTCGGCTCCGGTCCGCCTGGACCCGATCGACCAGATGCCCTTCGCGGGGGCGACCAGGGTGGCGTGA
- a CDS encoding LuxR C-terminal-related transcriptional regulator: MSDATEANGTVGAAEDRPGAGADGRHVRVVLVDDHRMFRTGVQAEIGQTAETGVEVVGEAADVDQAVAVITATRPEVVLLDVHLPGGGGVEVLRRCAALTADAERPVRFLALSVSDAAEDVIGVIRGGARGYVTKTITGADLIDSIFRVQEGDAVFSPRLAGFVLDAFASTDAPPVDEDLDRLTQREREVLRLIARGYAYKEIAKQLYISVKTVESHVSAVLRKLQLSNRHELTRWATARRLV; this comes from the coding sequence ATGAGCGACGCGACCGAGGCGAACGGCACGGTGGGGGCGGCGGAGGACCGGCCCGGTGCCGGCGCGGACGGGCGGCACGTGCGGGTGGTACTCGTGGACGACCACCGGATGTTCCGCACCGGCGTCCAGGCCGAGATCGGCCAGACCGCCGAGACCGGCGTCGAGGTGGTCGGCGAGGCAGCCGATGTCGACCAGGCGGTCGCGGTCATCACCGCCACCCGGCCCGAGGTGGTCCTCCTCGACGTGCACCTCCCGGGCGGCGGCGGGGTCGAGGTGCTGCGCCGCTGCGCGGCCCTGACGGCCGACGCCGAGCGGCCCGTCCGCTTCCTCGCGTTGTCCGTGTCGGACGCCGCCGAGGACGTGATCGGGGTGATCCGCGGCGGCGCCCGCGGCTATGTCACCAAGACCATCACCGGCGCCGACCTGATCGACTCGATCTTCCGCGTCCAGGAGGGGGACGCCGTCTTCTCCCCGCGGCTGGCCGGGTTCGTTCTGGACGCCTTCGCCTCCACCGACGCCCCGCCCGTGGACGAGGACCTGGACCGCCTCACCCAGCGCGAACGCGAGGTGCTGCGCCTGATCGCCCGGGGCTACGCCTACAAGGAGATCGCCAAGCAGCTGTACATCTCGGTGAAGACGGTCGAGTCCCATGTCTCGGCGGTCCTGCGCAAGCTCCAGCTGTCCAACCGGCACGAGCTGACCCGCTGGGCGACCGCGCGCCGGCTGGTCTGA
- a CDS encoding ATP-binding protein, with protein sequence MPEAASLSLDDPRPPRKLYRSSDGRWLGGVARGLAGHLGLPVIWVRLVFAGLLMADGLGALLYAAFWFFVPLGVGGVGDQKPSLVAAETTPDGRRRLMARRPDRGQIAALLLMVIVSMIFVRSVNLGSTTKAYLVPAVLVAAGVALVWRQADNARRARWVEAGRRRRPLTLLRAAGGVLLVTAGVTAVFVLQGTTAHLGAVLQAALAVLVGITLLAGPYLVRMTQDLSEERLMRIRAQERAEVAAHVHDSVLHTLTLIQRNAENASEVRRLARAQERDLRTWLYKPEGTGKDEDDEPDTVAEAVRRNAAEVEDKHGVPIEVVIVGDCPLDERTGAQMQAAREAMVNAAKYGGEGGAVQVYAEVEGKSVFVSVRDRGPGFDLDAIPADRMGVRESIIGRMERHGGTARLRAVPDGGTEVELEMERAEKTS encoded by the coding sequence ATGCCGGAAGCCGCAAGCCTGTCACTCGACGACCCGCGGCCCCCGCGCAAGCTCTACCGCAGCAGCGACGGACGCTGGCTCGGCGGAGTGGCGCGAGGGCTCGCCGGGCATCTCGGGCTGCCCGTCATCTGGGTGCGGCTCGTCTTCGCCGGCCTGCTCATGGCCGACGGGCTCGGAGCGCTGCTCTACGCCGCGTTCTGGTTCTTCGTCCCGCTCGGCGTCGGCGGCGTCGGCGACCAGAAGCCCTCGCTGGTGGCAGCGGAGACCACACCGGACGGCCGGCGCCGACTGATGGCCCGCAGACCGGACCGGGGGCAGATCGCCGCCCTGCTGCTCATGGTCATCGTCTCCATGATCTTCGTGCGCAGCGTCAACCTCGGCAGCACGACCAAGGCGTACCTGGTGCCCGCCGTGCTCGTCGCGGCCGGTGTCGCCCTCGTCTGGCGCCAGGCGGACAACGCCCGCCGGGCCCGCTGGGTCGAGGCCGGCCGGCGACGCCGCCCCCTCACCCTGCTGCGCGCGGCCGGTGGCGTCCTGCTCGTCACGGCCGGGGTCACGGCCGTCTTCGTCCTCCAGGGAACGACCGCGCACCTGGGCGCGGTCCTGCAAGCCGCGCTCGCCGTCCTCGTCGGCATCACCCTCCTCGCCGGTCCCTACCTGGTCCGCATGACCCAGGACCTCTCCGAGGAGCGCCTGATGCGCATCCGCGCCCAGGAGCGCGCCGAGGTGGCCGCCCACGTCCACGACTCCGTGCTGCACACCCTCACCCTGATCCAGCGCAACGCCGAGAACGCGAGCGAGGTCCGCCGCCTCGCCCGCGCCCAGGAACGCGACCTGCGCACCTGGCTGTACAAGCCGGAGGGCACCGGCAAGGACGAGGACGACGAGCCGGACACGGTCGCCGAGGCGGTCCGGCGCAACGCCGCCGAGGTGGAGGACAAGCACGGCGTGCCCATCGAGGTCGTCATCGTCGGCGACTGCCCGCTGGACGAGAGGACCGGAGCACAGATGCAGGCCGCGCGCGAAGCCATGGTGAACGCCGCCAAGTACGGTGGCGAGGGCGGTGCCGTACAGGTCTACGCCGAAGTCGAGGGGAAATCGGTCTTCGTGTCCGTGCGGGACCGTGGTCCCGGCTTCGACCTCGACGCGATACCCGCCGACCGCATGGGTGTCAGAGAATCGATCATCGGCCGCATGGAGCGCCACGGCGGCACGGCCCGGTTGCGGGCGGTGCCCGACGGCGGCACCGAGGTCGAGCTGGAGATGGAGAGGGCGGAGAAGACGTCATGA
- a CDS encoding PspC domain-containing protein, producing the protein MTDHEHAATGPGPGPGPRPAPGTGPTDAAPAATGESGAADPGSPAHPGFRPRSRSGGPSPAQESERQESPRLPERFRRDRGHKMIAGVCAGLGRQTDMDPVIYRITLAVLSAAGGLGLIFYGFAWLLVPYEDEEENEVRKLFTARVDGQALAAVLFALVGCGIFLTMLGNGGVLAFGAVLSLLLAGAGYWSRRRDAAGHDPLAAQAAADAPPEAQAPPVVTSYPSWWRDPIVKDGTHVGGTGYLWGPGDARGRDLTSVLDVRIATPWTHPGAIPPPAAEPPRPRGPRWIGGWVFLLALLAGGLGTWSGWHTHPLGTSLQTGLACALAVFGLGIALSAFLGRTGAGTVFWAVVTAALLAGATALPRDITTDWREATWKPAAATQVRPEYDLGTGRGTLDLTRVRPSPGQTVATDARVGAGHLKVIVPADVTVRMDLDVGVGDIRLPGDRGDDVDVRPGRHRNVTLAPAKDTAGVSGKPGTLDLTLGVGVGQVEVSRAAS; encoded by the coding sequence ATGACCGATCACGAGCACGCCGCGACGGGTCCGGGACCCGGCCCCGGCCCACGCCCGGCCCCGGGCACCGGGCCGACGGATGCCGCGCCCGCCGCGACGGGAGAGAGCGGAGCGGCCGACCCCGGCTCCCCCGCCCACCCCGGCTTCCGCCCCCGTTCCCGGAGCGGCGGCCCTTCCCCCGCGCAGGAGTCGGAGCGGCAGGAGAGCCCCCGGCTTCCCGAGCGGTTCCGGCGCGACCGCGGGCACAAGATGATCGCGGGCGTGTGCGCGGGTCTGGGACGGCAGACCGACATGGACCCGGTGATCTACCGGATCACGCTGGCCGTGCTGTCCGCGGCGGGCGGCCTGGGGCTCATCTTCTACGGCTTCGCCTGGCTGCTGGTGCCGTACGAGGACGAGGAGGAGAACGAGGTCCGCAAGCTGTTCACGGCCCGGGTCGACGGCCAGGCGCTGGCCGCGGTCCTGTTCGCGCTGGTCGGCTGCGGGATCTTCCTGACGATGCTGGGGAACGGCGGGGTGCTGGCGTTCGGAGCGGTGCTCTCGCTGCTGCTCGCGGGCGCCGGGTACTGGTCGAGACGCCGTGACGCCGCCGGCCACGATCCGCTGGCGGCGCAGGCCGCCGCCGACGCGCCGCCGGAGGCGCAGGCGCCGCCGGTCGTCACCTCCTACCCCTCCTGGTGGCGGGACCCGATCGTCAAGGACGGCACCCATGTCGGCGGCACCGGATATCTGTGGGGGCCCGGCGACGCCCGCGGACGGGACCTCACCTCGGTCCTGGACGTCCGCATCGCCACCCCCTGGACACACCCCGGGGCGATACCCCCGCCGGCGGCCGAGCCCCCGAGACCGCGCGGCCCGCGCTGGATCGGCGGCTGGGTGTTCCTGCTCGCCCTGCTGGCGGGCGGCCTGGGCACCTGGTCCGGCTGGCACACGCACCCGCTCGGCACCAGCCTCCAGACCGGCCTGGCCTGCGCCCTGGCGGTGTTCGGACTGGGCATAGCGCTCAGCGCGTTCCTGGGCCGGACGGGAGCCGGGACGGTGTTCTGGGCGGTGGTCACGGCGGCCCTGCTCGCCGGGGCGACGGCGCTGCCCCGGGACATCACCACCGACTGGAGGGAGGCGACCTGGAAGCCGGCCGCGGCAACTCAGGTGCGGCCCGAGTACGACCTCGGCACAGGGCGGGGCACGCTGGACCTGACCCGGGTGCGTCCGTCCCCCGGGCAGACGGTCGCCACGGACGCCCGGGTGGGTGCGGGACACCTGAAGGTGATCGTGCCGGCGGATGTGACCGTGCGGATGGACCTGGATGTGGGGGTGGGCGACATCCGGTTGCCCGGAGACCGTGGAGACGACGTGGACGTGCGGCCCGGCAGGCATCGGAACGTGACGCTGGCACCGGCCAAGGACACGGCCGGAGTGTCCGGGAAGCCGGGCACGCTGGATCTCACGCTCGGCGTGGGAGTGGGACAGGTGGAGGTCAGCCGTGCCGCGTCATGA
- a CDS encoding DoxX family membrane protein, whose amino-acid sequence MTHGMRTDTRIPRLSEPRSLRDTATYYALLPLRLFLGATFVYAGLDKLTDSAFMHSAGVGSIGDTMRAARGSAAIPALIDLALKSPVGFGYAIALGELAVGIATLLGLLGRLAALGGALISLSLWLTVSWATTPYYYGNDLAYLMAWLPLILAGAPYFSVDAAWRARRWPGGYR is encoded by the coding sequence ATGACTCACGGCATGCGGACGGACACGCGCATTCCCCGGCTGAGCGAGCCCCGCAGCCTCCGGGACACCGCCACCTACTACGCTCTGCTGCCCCTGCGCCTCTTCCTGGGTGCCACCTTCGTCTACGCCGGCCTGGACAAGCTCACCGACAGCGCCTTCATGCACTCCGCCGGTGTCGGCTCGATCGGCGACACCATGCGCGCCGCCCGCGGCTCCGCCGCGATCCCGGCCCTGATCGACCTGGCCCTGAAGAGCCCGGTCGGCTTCGGCTACGCCATCGCGCTCGGTGAGCTGGCCGTCGGCATCGCCACCCTGCTCGGCCTTCTCGGCCGTCTCGCCGCGCTCGGCGGCGCGCTGATCTCGCTCAGCCTCTGGCTGACGGTGAGCTGGGCCACCACCCCCTACTACTACGGAAACGACCTCGCCTACCTCATGGCCTGGCTCCCCCTGATCCTCGCCGGCGCGCCCTACTTCTCCGTGGACGCCGCCTGGCGGGCCCGGCGGTGGCCCGGCGGCTACCGCTGA
- a CDS encoding class II aldolase/adducin family protein codes for MHGPTPPLPLPTDQLHFAMPPLHESAEDERRHRKERLAGALRIFGRAGFEDGVSGHITARDPEYTDCFWVNPFGVPFKHVTVGDLVLANQDGQVIEGRYHVNQAAFTVHAQVHAARPDVVAVAHCHSVHGRALAALGDLIDPITQESCAFYEDLALYDAYTGVTVDAEEGRRIAAALGSRKALVLRNHGLLTVGDSVDAAAWWFLSLERCCQVQLTAKAAGRPVLIDHKAAVATREQLGGDLVAWINYQPLWQDVSRAEPDLLS; via the coding sequence ATGCACGGGCCCACCCCGCCCCTGCCGCTGCCCACCGACCAGTTGCACTTCGCCATGCCGCCGCTGCACGAGTCCGCCGAGGACGAACGCAGACACCGCAAGGAGCGGCTCGCGGGTGCCCTGCGGATCTTCGGACGGGCGGGGTTCGAGGACGGGGTGTCGGGACACATAACGGCTCGCGACCCGGAGTACACCGACTGCTTCTGGGTCAACCCGTTCGGCGTGCCCTTCAAGCACGTCACCGTCGGCGACCTGGTCCTCGCCAACCAGGACGGGCAGGTGATCGAGGGCCGCTACCACGTCAACCAGGCCGCGTTCACCGTGCACGCCCAGGTGCACGCCGCCCGCCCCGACGTGGTCGCCGTCGCCCACTGCCACTCCGTGCACGGCCGCGCCCTCGCCGCCCTCGGCGACCTGATCGACCCCATCACCCAGGAGAGCTGCGCCTTCTACGAGGACCTCGCCCTCTACGACGCCTACACCGGCGTCACCGTCGACGCCGAGGAGGGCCGCCGGATCGCCGCCGCGCTGGGCTCCCGCAAGGCACTGGTGCTGCGCAACCACGGGCTGCTCACTGTCGGCGACTCGGTGGACGCCGCCGCCTGGTGGTTCCTGTCCCTGGAACGGTGCTGTCAGGTGCAGCTGACGGCCAAGGCGGCGGGCCGGCCGGTGCTCATCGACCACAAGGCGGCCGTCGCCACCCGCGAACAGCTCGGCGGCGACCTGGTGGCCTGGATCAACTACCAGCCACTGTGGCAGGACGTCAGCCGCGCCGAACCGGATCTGCTCAGCTGA
- a CDS encoding pyridoxamine 5'-phosphate oxidase family protein yields the protein MNWTAFRTAAPDLAAITEERFGAYRHHVLATLRRDGSPRTSGLEVRFLGGELWLGMMPRSLKALDLLRDPRFTLQANPGDGTDLGGGDIRISGRAYEVGEGTAKAAYVKEVEPPQPFHLFRTELTEVVRTYVEDDRYLVVQVWRPGEPLRTFKRA from the coding sequence ATGAACTGGACAGCCTTCCGTACCGCCGCACCCGACCTGGCGGCGATCACCGAGGAGCGCTTCGGCGCCTACCGGCACCACGTGCTCGCGACCCTCCGCAGGGACGGCTCGCCCCGCACCTCCGGTCTGGAGGTCAGGTTCCTGGGCGGGGAGCTGTGGCTCGGCATGATGCCTCGTTCCCTGAAGGCCCTGGACCTGCTCCGCGACCCGCGCTTCACCCTCCAGGCCAACCCCGGCGACGGCACGGACCTGGGCGGCGGCGACATCCGGATCAGTGGGCGGGCGTACGAGGTCGGGGAGGGCACGGCCAAGGCCGCCTATGTGAAAGAGGTGGAACCGCCGCAGCCGTTCCACCTCTTCCGCACCGAGCTGACGGAGGTCGTCCGCACCTATGTCGAGGACGACAGGTATCTGGTCGTCCAGGTCTGGCGGCCCGGTGAGCCCCTGCGCACGTTCAAGCGCGCCTAG